The genomic stretch AGATCAACCATATGGGAATCGAAATCGATGTGGATAATGCCAATGCGGATATAAAGGGAGTGGCTAATCCGGTCTTTTACGATGCCAACGGCAACAAGATGCCGGAACTGGAAAATAAGGTAACTGTTAACAGGCATGAGATCGAATATACGGTATCTGTGCTAAAGGCAAAAAATCTTACGATCAACTTCGAGGTTTCAGGGGAAGTGGCAAAAGGATACCGGTATACGGGATTGGAATCTAACTTTAAATCCGTGCCGGTGGTAGGTACGAATTCCCTTCTTGCCTCCCTGACCAGCTTATCTGTTTCTTCTGATAAGCTGAATATTGACGGTGCCACCTCTGATAAGGTGGTTCAGCTGGATTTAAGCCAGTATCTGCCGCCAAACACCTCTATTGCAGGGGAAGAATATAAGAATGTAACCGTGAAGCTGAAGGTAGAACCATTGACTACCAGGGTATTCACTTTAAAACTGAAGAATCTGGATAAAAAAGGTGCAGAAGCTGATTACGATTACAGTTTTGATAAAGAAACTTCTGATGTTACGGTAAAAGGGCTCAAAGCAGATTTGGATGCATTGACGGAAACGAACTTGAATGCAGTTCTTGACGTAACGGACCAGGAGGCTGGCCCTCATGCCGGAATGGTGACATTTGAGGTTTCAGGAGGATTGGAAGTGGTTGGTTATACACCTTTCAATGTGACGGTAACCCATAAGAATCCTGGACCCGGAACGGATGAAAGTACTACAGCCACTTCTGCGGAAGTGCCTGAGTCACAATGAGAACGTTTGATGAAGGAATGGAGGGAGGGAATTCAGTATGGTTAGTGCTAAAGTTGTTATAAAGAATCCTACCGGCCTGCACCTAAGGCCGGCGGGGATTCTTTGTAAGGAAGCCATGAACTTTAATTCTTCGGTGAGTTTTCGATTTAAGAACACCACCGCCAATGCGAAAAGCGTGCTTAGCGTATTGGGTGCCTGCGTAAAAAGCGGGGATGAGATTACTTTTGTCTGTGAGGGAGCAGATGAGGAGGAAGCTCTGGCAACCATGGTCAAGGCTGTTGAAGAGGGTCTTGGCGAATAGATTAATGATCCAGTAATTAATAAGGAGGCTAATTATGTTTAAAGGAACAAGTGCATCTGCGGGAATCGGTATTGGGAAGGCCGTTAACGTGGAAGAAGCAGAACTTAAGATCAGGAAAGAGGCAATAACGGATCCGGAGGCTGAAAAGGCCCGCTTTCAGGCAGCAGTCAAACAGGCCATGGAAGAGACAGGCCTTCTGGCACAGGATCTGGCAACTAAAGTGGGAGAGAAGGAAGCGGAGATTTTAAATGGTCATTTATTGCTCCTTTCCGATCCAATGCTCACAGGTGAGATCGAAAATTCCATAACAGGGGAGAAGGTTAACAGCGAATATGCGGTTGAAAATGTATGCAATACTTATGCCGATATGTTTGCTTCTATGGGAGACGAGCTCATGCAGCAGAGAGCAACGGACATGCACGATATCAAAACCCGTGTGCAGAAGATACTTATGGGGGTAAGCTCTGTGGATATTTCCGCTCTGCCGGAAGGAAGTGTGATTGTAGCAAGAGATTTAACACCTTCCATGACAGCCGGGATCAATCCGGAAAAGGTAGTAGGTATTGTCACAGAACTGGGAGGAAAGACATCCCACAGTGCAATTCTTGCAAGAGCCTTGGAAATTCCTGCAGTGGTTGCCATTGAGGGATTTTTAGGCCAGGTATCCGATGGAGATGATATGATACTGGATGGTTCTCAGGGAATTGTCATCGTAAAGCCGGAAGATTCGTTAAAAGCGGAGTATTCCGTAAAAAGAGAAGCCTTTTTAAAGGAAAAGAAGGAACTGGAGCAATACATCGGAAAGCCTACTGTGACAAAGGATGGCACGACCATTGAATTGGTAGCCAATATCGGAAAGCCTGAGGATGTGGAAAAGGTTCTACATTATGATGGGGAAGGAATCGGACTGTTCCGTACGGAATTTTTGTTTATGGACCGTACATCAATGCCAACAGAGGACGAGCAGTTTGAAGCTTACCGGAAGGTTGCGGTTGCTATGAACGGCAAGCCCGTGATTATCCGGACTCTGGATATCGGTGGAGACAAGGAAATCCCATACATGGGCCTTGAAAAGGACGAAAATCCATTTTTAGGATACAGAGCGATCCGTTTCTGCCTGGACCGGAAGGAAGATGTGTATAAGCCTCAGCTGCGGGCCCTTTTAAGAGCCAGCGCGTTCGGCAACATCCGCATCATGGTTCCCATGGTGACCTGTCTGGAAGAGTTCAGGGAAGCAAAGGCACTTGTCGAGGAGCTTAAGAAAGAATTTGATGAAAAGGGAATAGCATATAAAAAGGACATTCAGGTAGGAATCATGGTGGAGACGGCTGCTGCTTCTTTGATGGCGGATGCATTTGCAAAGGAAGTTGATTTCTTCAGCATCGGAACCAATGACCTGACCCAGTACACCATGTCCGTGGACAGGGGAAATGATAAGGTATCCTACTTATATTCCCCGTTAAATCCTGCAGTATTAAGAAGCATCCGCCATGTCATTGAATGCGGACG from Lacrimispora sphenoides JCM 1415 encodes the following:
- a CDS encoding YbbR-like domain-containing protein; translation: MKEKLLNNLGLKVASLVLAFAVWMAVVNISNPIIDDSQIVTVEVLNEDVLEASNLTYEIVGKDSVTISYQVRTRDRSLLRASDFHAYVDLKDYNVTGAIPITVEINKDKENLVKSDAITAKPMVIRIRTEELQRKKFDLQVQTKGNQEDGYELGMITLSPDYVTVEGPESQIGQINHMGIEIDVDNANADIKGVANPVFYDANGNKMPELENKVTVNRHEIEYTVSVLKAKNLTINFEVSGEVAKGYRYTGLESNFKSVPVVGTNSLLASLTSLSVSSDKLNIDGATSDKVVQLDLSQYLPPNTSIAGEEYKNVTVKLKVEPLTTRVFTLKLKNLDKKGAEADYDYSFDKETSDVTVKGLKADLDALTETNLNAVLDVTDQEAGPHAGMVTFEVSGGLEVVGYTPFNVTVTHKNPGPGTDESTTATSAEVPESQ
- a CDS encoding HPr family phosphocarrier protein, producing MVSAKVVIKNPTGLHLRPAGILCKEAMNFNSSVSFRFKNTTANAKSVLSVLGACVKSGDEITFVCEGADEEEALATMVKAVEEGLGE
- the ptsP gene encoding phosphoenolpyruvate--protein phosphotransferase, whose product is MFKGTSASAGIGIGKAVNVEEAELKIRKEAITDPEAEKARFQAAVKQAMEETGLLAQDLATKVGEKEAEILNGHLLLLSDPMLTGEIENSITGEKVNSEYAVENVCNTYADMFASMGDELMQQRATDMHDIKTRVQKILMGVSSVDISALPEGSVIVARDLTPSMTAGINPEKVVGIVTELGGKTSHSAILARALEIPAVVAIEGFLGQVSDGDDMILDGSQGIVIVKPEDSLKAEYSVKREAFLKEKKELEQYIGKPTVTKDGTTIELVANIGKPEDVEKVLHYDGEGIGLFRTEFLFMDRTSMPTEDEQFEAYRKVAVAMNGKPVIIRTLDIGGDKEIPYMGLEKDENPFLGYRAIRFCLDRKEDVYKPQLRALLRASAFGNIRIMVPMVTCLEEFREAKALVEELKKEFDEKGIAYKKDIQVGIMVETAAASLMADAFAKEVDFFSIGTNDLTQYTMSVDRGNDKVSYLYSPLNPAVLRSIRHVIECGRREGIMVGMCGEAASDPMIIPLLLAFGLNEFSMSASAILNARKLITGYSIKDLQAVAEKAMSYSTVKEVEDYMREFISHI